CCTCTTCATATCGGTCATCCGGCCACAAGATTTCACTTAACGTGTGGAATCCATCAACCAACGGTCCATTCGGGCTCACAAACTGGGCTTCCCGGTCAGCAGAGATGATTTCAATACCTTCATAGGTGGTAGCCAGCTCGTCAGGGCTCATGTCAATGTGACGACTTACCAGCGCATAGGCCGCCTCTGGTTCTGCCCTCACATACTCAACCACCTGTCCCCATGCGCGGGAGAAAGCAGCGATATCAGCGGACCTGGTTGTAAAAAGCTCTCGGTCAAACGACACGACATCCGCCACTTCGCCCGGTATCTCCGCGGAGGAAAAAACCGGACGCATCAAATTCGAGCGCTCAATCTCGGTTGATACCGGAGGATAGGTGACCAGCGCATCCACCTTCCCCATTGCCGCGACTTCAACCATCGCCTGTTGAGGAATGTTAACCACTTCTACATCATCAATCCTCAGGCCCGCCTTTTCCAATGCCCGGGTCAAAACAAACCGGTTCAATGTTCCAGGTTCAATGCCCACACGCCTGCCTTTGAGAGAAGCAGTGTTATCTATGCCGGTTGACGCAAGAACGACATCTCCACCATTGGAATAATCCGTCATAAGGGCAATAACGGGATTTCGGGGTCCGTTTCGCGACGCCTCCAGCACCTCGATAAGGCTTGTGGCCATTCCATCAATCTGACCGCGCTCAAAGGCTCGGCGCACGTCGGCCAACGAGGAAAGCTCCACAAGCTCCACTTCCACGCCTTGCTCTTCAAAAAAACCTTTGTCTTGAGCA
The DNA window shown above is from Parvibaculaceae bacterium PLY_AMNH_Bact1 and carries:
- a CDS encoding ABC transporter substrate-binding protein (Derived by automated computational analysis using gene prediction method: Protein Homology.); protein product: MSGTRAYYIAFVGFLAAFVLTACSEAPSRPLRVGLDAWPGFALLFIAQDKGFFEEQGVEVELVELSSLADVRRAFERGQIDGMATSLIEVLEASRNGPRNPVIALMTDYSNGGDVVLASTGIDNTASLKGRRVGIEPGTLNRFVLTRALEKAGLRIDDVEVVNIPQQAMVEVAAMGKVDALVTYPPVSTEIERSNLMRPVFSSAEIPGEVADVVSFDRELFTTRSADIAAFSRAWGQVVEYVRAEPEAAYALVSRHIDMSPDELATTYEGIEIISADREAQFVSPNGPLVDGFHTLSEILWPDDRYEEADWADKFFSRRAKVAWGGTE